In Pseudomonas grandcourensis, the DNA window TCTGCATCGGTTCCGGTGTCGGTGTCGGGCCTGCACGGCGGTTCTCCTGGAACCAGTGCAAGGCGATCAATAGCAGGGTCGGGACGCCCAGCAGGGCGGTGATCAGGAAGAAGTTGTGGTAACCGAACTTTTCCACCATGACCCCGGAGTAGCCGCCGATCAGGCGTGGCAGCAACAGCATGATCGAGCTGAGCAGGGCGTATTGGGTGGCGGAGAACTTGAGGTTGGTCAGGCTCGACAGGTAGGCGACGAACGCCGAGGTCGCCAGGCCCGAACTGAAGTTGTCCAGGGAGATGGTCAGCACCAGCATGTTCAGGTTGGGGCCCATGTCGGCGAGCATCAGGAACAGGATGTTGGTCGCCGCGGATGCGACACCGCCGATGAACAGGATCGGCAGGATGCCGAAACGCACGATCAACAGGCCGCCCATGCCGGCGCCGACCAGGGTCATGATCAAACCGAAGATTTTACTGACGCTGGCGATCTGGTCCTTGGTGAAACCCTGGTCGATGTAGAACACGTTGGCCATCACGCCCATGACCGTATCGGACATCCGATAGGTGGCGATCAAGCCGAGCAGCAGCAGCGCTTGCCAGCGGTATCGCAGGATGAAGTCGTTGACCGGTGTCAGCACTGGCGCCAAGCCACGACGGCCCATGGCCGAGAGGCACAGGGCGGTGAGCGTGATATAGAGGATGGCTCGCAGGAAGGCGCGGTCTTCGAGCAGCAGGTCGAGCGGACTCATGCCTTCGAACAATACGCTGGCGAAGTCGGTGTTGTAGAGCTGGGTGAACATGGCCGGCACGGACACCAGCAAGATGATCAGCACGAACACCGAGGCCAATTGATGCACGAAGCTGTAGCGCCCGGCCTGCAGTTGCGTGCGCAAGGGCACGGGTGGTTCGCGCATGAACATGGAAGTCAGCAGTGCCGGGATCATCAGGGCACCGAACAGGATGTAAGTGCCGGCCCAGGCCGAATGCTTGTAGTTGAAGCCGGTGGAGCCAAAGCCTTCGGCGAAGTACAGCGCGCCTGCGGTAGCCAACAGCGCAGCGACCCGGTAACCGGACATGTAGCTGGCGGCGAGTGCGGCCTGGCGGTTGTCTTCGGCGATTTCCAGGCGGTAGGCGTCGACCGCGATGTCCTGCGTCGCTGATGCGAAAGCGACGACGACGGCAATGGCGATCAGCCAGGACAAATGCTTTTGCGGGTCGCAGAAACCCATCCCGATCAGGCCCAGGATGACCAGTGCCTGGGACAGCACGAGCCAGGATCGTCGTCGCCCGAGTTTACCGAGCAATGGCAGGCGCCATTGGTCGAGCAGGGGTGACCAGACCCATTTGAAGGCATACGCCAGGCCGATCAGGCTTGCATAGCCAATGGTTTCACGCGCAACGCCGGCTTCACGCAGCCAGACTGAGAGTGTCGAAAACACCAGCATGTAAGGCAGGCCGGCGGCGAAACCAAGCAGCAACAGCACGAGTGTCGAGGGGCTGGCATAAGCGGCGAGCGCGGCGCGCCAGGTTTTACGGGGCATGGGCTGGAGTCTGCCTCAAGAAATACGGAAACAAAGCGCGCACTCTAACCGCTGTGCTCTACCGGGCGCCAGCCATGGCGCTGAATATCAACACGATTGTTCAGGATACTGATGCCCTCCATGCGTAATCGTGCGCGCTGCTCATCACCCGAAGGGCTGCCCACCGGCAGGCTGATACGACCGTTTGCGCCCAGAACACGGTGCCAGGGCAACTTGCTGTCGCCGGGCAGTTGACTGAGGGTGCGCCCGACCCAGCGGGCGGCGCGACCCAGTCCTGCAAGTTCGGCCAGTTGGCCGTAGCTGACGACTTTGCCCTCGGGTACTTGGGCCAGTGTCAAATACAGCGCCGTGCGTCGGATTTGCGCTGCGCTCTCGGGTTCATCGGTTGGATCGGTCACGTCCGTCAGTCCTGAGGAAGATTGCTTTACCATCTGTAGAGTAATTCCTGCGCAGGAAGTTGAGAAATGAACTCAACAGAAATAGTCGGGTCAGTCCTTGTCAGGGCCTTGTTCCTACGGATAATGCCGACTTTTCTAGCAAGCCTGAGCCTGTATTTTGTTTATGTTGTCCAGATCCCTGCTGTGTCTCGCCGTCCTTGGCGCATCCTCTCCCTTGCTGGCCGATACCGTGTGGTTGAAGAACGGTGACAAGCTGAGCGGCAATATCACGCTGTTCGATGGCGGCAAGCTGCTGATTCAGACCGAGTACGCCGGTGCGGTGTTGATCGACTGGAAACAGGTCAAGACCCTGGACAGCGATCAGGAGTTGCTGGTCAAGCAGGATGCCTACAGTGGCGAGAAAGCCAAATCGTTGAAAGCGGCGGACGACGGCAAGGTCACGCTGGCCAACGGCGAGGCACCAAAGACGGTCGAACTGGCGAGCATCCAGCAGATTCTCAAGCCAAAACCGGTGGTCGAGGATCTGGTGTGGAAAGGCAACATCGATATCGCGCTGGATTACCAGCGGGCGGAAAACGACACCGATGACTACGACATTGATTTCAAGACCAGTGCGCGACACGGTCGCTGGCGGCACACCGCTGAAGGTGAATACAACCGTGAGTTTCAGGATGACGTGGTGACCACGGACAACTGGCGGGCGGAGTACTCCATCGACCGATTCCTGACCGAGCAATGGTTCTGGCAGGGGCGCCTGGTCTACAAGCGCGACAAGGTTGAAGACCTTTCCCGTCAACGCACCGTCGGTACCGGTCCCGGCTATCAGTTCTGGGATAACGAACTCGGGGCGTTCTCCCTGGGCTCGCTGGTCAACCGTACGGACTATGAATTCTCCGATGGCAGCAATGACGATTTCTACGCCCTGGCCATGAAGTGGGACTACAATCGCTACCTGGTCGGCAAGCGTGTCGAGTTCTTCACCAATGGTGAGGTTGGCAAGCCGCTGTCGAGTGTGGCCGACTACGCGCTCGATGCCGAGATGGGGTTACGCTACAAGGTGACTGACTGGGCTTCGCTGAACCTGAAGGCGGAGCGCGACATCATCAGCGGCACCGACGATTCGGATCTGGACAAGACACGCTACACCGCAGGGTTTGGCGTGACCTGGTAAGAACATCAAAAGATCGCCGCCTACGACAGCGCCTGCAGGGTCAACCCGGAAGCTGTCGAAGGTGGCGATCTTTTTTTGCGTGGACAAAACACCCGCCCACAAAAAAGCCCCGCTGTTGAGGGCGGGGCTTTTTACTAAAGCAAGTACAAGTTAGATAACTTGAACTTCTTCAGCTTGCATGCCTTTCTGACCGCGGGTAGCGATGAAAGAAACCTGTTGGCCTTCTTTCAGGCTTTTGAAGCCGTCGGATTGGATAGCTTTGAAGTGAACGAACAGGTCGTCACCGGATTGTGGAGTGATGAAGCCGAAGCCTTTTTCATCGTTGAACCACTTAACGGTACCGGTTTGGCGATTAGACATGGTGTAACTCCTTGAACAAAGATAACTGCGACTCAGGAAGAACCCTGGCCGAGACTGAGTGCAAAGAGCAGGAAAAATTCTTGTAGATGGTTGGATCGAAATTCAACATATCGTGTAGAGATTCTCAGTGACACAAGCAGCACAGTGACGCCACCTTAACCCTTTTTACGGGACGTGCCAATGCTTCTTGCACAGGTTTCTCTGTTTTAAGGATCGGCGGTGTGACGGTTCGTCGCCAGAGCAGGTAATTCCTGCCTGTTCGGCGAGAATTGCACCGCGGACTTTGAACCCGGCGGCGCGCCCGGTAAGATGCCGGACAGAATTTTTCGACCTCGCTATTCAGGACACCCGCCATGAGCATCAAATCGGACAAGTGGATTCGCCGCATGGCGCAGGAACACGGCATGATCGAGCCTTTCGTCGAGCGCCAGATGCGCGGTAGCGACGATAACCGTGTGATCTCCTACGGCGTGTCGAGCTATGGCTACGATGTGCGTTGCACCAATCATTTCAAGGTGTTCACCAACATCAATTCGGCCATCGTCGACCCGAAGAACTTCGATGCCGGCAGCTTCGTCGATATCCACAGCGACGTGTGCATCATCCCGCCGAACTCCTTCGCCCTGGCCAGCACCGTCGAATACTTCCGCATTCCGCGTAACGTTTTGACCATTTGCCTGGGCAAAAGCACCTACGCGCGCTGCGGCATCATCGTCAACGTCACGCCGCTCGAGCCTGAGTGGGAAGGCCACGTGACCCTGGAGTTCTCCAACACCACCAATCTGCCGGCGAAAATCTACGCGAACGAAGGCGTGGCGCAGATGCTGTTCCTGGAGTCCGACGAAGAATGTGAAGTGTCCTACAAGGACCGTGGCGGCAAGTATCAGGGCCAGCGTGGCGTGACCCTGCCGCGCACCTGAGTCAACCGTCTGACAAATGTCGGGAATTCCTGAGCGAGCGTACACTCTATGGGGTGTACTGTTCCGATCCGCGCAAGGCGGGTCGGGCCATCGCTCAGGAGCGTTAAATGAAGATCGATCCGCGAATCAGTGCCGAACTGGCAAGGCTTGAACCCAATCAGGTTGGCGTTCTGGCCTGGTCCTTGTTGGCACACCCGCCCGTCAGCATGGCAGGGGGTATTCCCGGCCAGCCTGATCCTGATACCCCTAACGAACAGCCTAACGAACCGGGCGAGCCTACGCTGCCGGATGAGCCGCCGCCTGCGCCTGTCGTCTGATTACCAGTGACTACAGATCAAAATAATGTGGGAGCGAGCCTGCTCGCTCCCACAGGTTTTGCTGTAGTCGTTACTTCAGGTTGCCGCTGAGGAACTGCTTCAACCGCTCGCTTTTCGGATTGCCCAGCACCTCTTCCGGCGCGCCTTCTTCCTCCACCAGGCCCTGGTGCAGAAACAGCACCTGGCTCGACACTTTGCGGGCGAAGCTCATTTCGTGGGTCACCATGATCATGGTCCGGCCTTCTTCGGCCAGGCCCTGGATCACCTTGAGCACTTCACCCACCAGTTCCGGGTCCAGCGCCGAGGTCGGCTCGTCGAACAGCATGACTTCCGGCTCCATGGCCAGTGCACGGGCAATCGCTACCCGTTGTTGCTGACCGCCGGACAGGAAGGCCGGGTATTGGTCGGCCACGCGGGACGCCAGCCCCACCTTGTCGAGGTAGCGCCGGGCGCGGTCCTCGGCTTCTTTCCTGTCGCAGCCCAGTACCCGGCGCGGCGCCATGGTGATGTTTTCCAGCACCGTCATGTGGCTCCACAGGTTGAAATGCTGGAACACCATGGCCAGGCGGGTGCGAATCCGCTGCAGTTCATCGGCGTCGGCCACGTGCATGCCGTGACGATCCTTGATCATGCGGATGTTCTGCCCGTCGAGGCTCATGGCGCCGTCGTTGGGTTGTTCCAGGAAGTTGATGCAGCGCAGAAAGGTGCTTTTACCCGAGCCGCTGGCGCCGATCAGGCTGATGACGTCGCCGGTCTTGGCCTTGAGCGAAACACCTTTGAGGACTTCATGGTCGCCGTAGCTTTTATGCAGGCCTTCGATGGTCAGTTTGTACATGGGGCATGCATCCTCAAGGCGAAAGTAGATAGCCGCTGCGATAGGCTTCGGTGCCCGCGACGTGGGCGATCACCATGCCGGCAGTGGCCATGCGGCGCAGCGAGCGGGCGTACATCAGCCCGGCTGTGGCGCAATGAACCGGAGTGACCCGATCGTTGACCGGATCAATGATCTCGGCGATCAGTTGCCCGGCTTCAAGGTATTCACCCGGCAATGCGGTGAACACCAGCAGTCCGCCCACCGGCGTGGCCACCGGCTCGACACCGGCCAGCGGTGTCGCCGGGTAGGGCAGGTCGGGAAGGGGCGCGGGTTCGCCGGCGATCGCGCCGTATTGGATCAGGTAATCGATCAGTGCCTGGCAATCGAGGCTGGCCATCGGGTGATTGACGTCGCCCTGACCGCGCAATTCGACGGTCACCGAAAAACTGCCTGGCGGAATGTCGAAGTGCTCGCCGAAGCGTTCCTTTAACTGCCACCACAGCAGGGTGAAGCATTCGTCGAATGACTGGCCGCCGGAATCGGTTGCCAGCAGGCTGGCTTGGGCGCCGATGTAGCGGGCCAGCGGCTCGACCTGCGGCCAGGCATCCGGCGTGGTGTAGAGGTGAGCGACCGCTTCGAAATCGCAATGCAGGTCGAGCACCATGTCGGCATCGCAGGCCAGCCGCTGCAGAGTCAGGCGCTGGGATTGCAATTGGGTGCCGGCGGTCTGGCGGGCCAGCGCATCGCGCAGGTTGCTGCGGATCAGTTGCAGGTTGTGCTGCGGATCGTCACCGAGCTTGCCTTCGATCGCGTTGCCGACTTCCTCACTGAGGTCGACGAACCAGCGGTTGAAGTTCTGGCCGCTTTCCAGCTCGTAGCGACCCAGCGGCACATCCATCAGTACCTGTTCCAGGCCCACCGGGTTGGCGACGGGCACCAGCACGATTTCGCTGCGCAGGCGACCGGCGGCTTCCAGTTCCGCCAGGCGTTGCTTGAGGTGCCAGGCCACCAGCATGCCGGGCATTTCGTCGGCGTGCAGGGAGGCCTGGATGTAGATCTTGCCGTTGGCCGGTTGTGGGCCGAAGTGAAAACTGTGGATCTGTCTCGCGGTCCCCGGCAGCGGGGCCAACAGGTCATGTTTCTGGTGGCGCATCTGTTGTTTCCTGAAGCAGGTTGAGACCTAGTGGGTCGGCCCGAGGAAGGCCAGCCATCGGCGTTCGGCAAGGCGGAACAGGCCGACCAGCGCAAAAGTGACGGTCAGGTAGATCAGCGCGGCGATGCCGAACGACTGGAAGGTCAGGAAGGTCGCCGAGTTGGCGTCCCGCGCGACTTTCAGGATATCCGGGATGGTCGCGGTGAAGGCCACGGTGGTCGAGTGCAGCATCAGGATCACTTCGTTGCTGTAGTACGGCAACGAGCGACGCAAGGCCGATGGCATGATCACATAGGCGTACAACTTCCAACCGGTCAGGCCGTAAGCCTTGGCCGCTTCGACTTCGCCGTGGTTCATGCTGCGAATGGCCCCGGCGAAAATCTCCGTGGTGTAGGCGCAGGTGTTCAGGGCGAAGGCCAGGATCGTGCAGTTCATCGCATCGCGAAAGAATGCGTCCAGTACGGGCTGGGCCCGAATGGCGGCCAGGCTGTAGATCCCGGTGTAGCAGATCAGCAGCTGGATATAGAGCGGCGTGCCACGGAACAGGTAGGTATAGAACTGCACCGGCCAACGGATGTAGAAGTGCGGCGATACACGGGCGATGGACAGCGGGATCGACACGATAAAACCGAAGAAGATCGAAGCGCTGAGCAGCCACATCGTCATGGCCAGGCCGGTGATGTTGTTGCCGTCGCTATAGAGGAAGGGTTTCCAGTATTCCTGCAGAAGTTCGATCATCGTACGGCCTCTCGGGTACCGGCGGAGTAACGACGTTCGAGCCAGCGCAGAATGAAGTTGGACGCGCTGGTGATCACCAGATAGATCAGCGCTGCAATTACCAGGAAGTAAAACAGCTGATAGCTGCTTTTGCCGGCGTCCTGGGCAGCCTTGACCAGGTCGGCGAGGCCGATGATCGACACCAGGGCGGTGGCCTTGAGCATCACCATCCAGTTGTTGCCGATACCCGGCAGGGCATAACGCATCATCTGCGGGAACACCACGATCCAGAAACGCTGGCCGCGCTTGAGGCCATAGGCGGTGGCCGCTTCGACCTGACCCCGTGGGACGGCGAGAATCGCGCCACGGAAGGTTTCGGTGAAATACGCACCGTAGATGAAGCCCAGGGTGATGACCCCGGCGCTAAACGGGTTGATCTCGATGTATTCCCATTCCATGTAATCGGTAAACGAGGTCAGCCAGGTTTGCAGGCTGTAGAAGATCAGCAGCATCAGGACCAGATCCGGAACGCCGCGAATGAGTGTGGTGTAGAGCTGGGCAGGCACGCGCATCAGTTTGACTTTTGACAGCTTGGCACTGGCGCCGAGCAGCCCGAGCAACACGGCTACCAACAGCGACAACGCCGACAACTTGATCGTCATCCAGGTGCCTTGCATCAGCAGCGGACCGAAGCCCTTGAGGCTGAAGGCAGAGAGCCCCAGATTTTCTAATAGGATTTCGAACATAAATCAGCAACCTGATCGGATGAAAAAAGCGCCCATCGAGAGATGGGCGCCGGGCATTATTTGCCGCTGTACAGATTCAGATCGCCAAAGTGTTTCTTCTGAATGGTGGCGTAGGTGCCATCATCGTGTAACGCTTTGATACCTTTATCCAAAAGTGCTTTCAGCTCGGTGTTACCTTTCTTAATGCCAACGGCTGTTTTGGCTGGCAGCAAAGCGTTGTCGACCGGCTTGGTGACATCGTAGTCGGTACCCTGTGGCGACTTCAGGAAGCCCAGTTCGGCTTGCAGCATGTCCTGGATCCCTGCATCGAGACGACCCGAAGTCAGGTCGGCGTAGACCTGATCCTGGTTGGCGTAAGCCTGGGTTTTCACCCCGGCCTTGTCCAGAACGGCCTTGGCATAGGCTTCCTGAATGGTGCCTTGTTCGTAACCGACGGTTTTGCCCTTGAGCGAGGCAACGTCTTCAGTCACGCCGGAACCTTTCTTGAACACGTAGGCGGTAGGGCCGGAGAACAGCTCGCTGGAGAAGTCGATGACTTTTTCGCGGGCTTCAGTAACGGTCATCGACGAGATCACTCCGTCGAATTTATTGGCTTTCAGGCCCGGAATCATGCCATCGAAGTCACTTTCGACCCACTTGCACTTGACCTTCAGTTCGGCGCAGATCGCGTTGCCCAGATCGATGTCAAAGCCTACCAGGCTGCCATCGGCCGCTTTCGATTCGAACGGTGCGTAGGAAGGGTCAACGCCGAAACGCAGTTCTTTGTACTCCTTCGCCATGGCGGAGCCAGCAGCCATGCACAACGCCAGTGCAGAAAGGGTCAGCAATGCTTTTTTCATTATTCAATCCCTAAAAACCAATATGAGCGCTTGTGGCGCAGAATTATTGTTACTGGAAAGCGTAAGACCTGTTGAAAGTAGCAATTTCCGAACCAGAGTGCCGAACAAGCGTTTTAAAAGGTGCTTGGAAATGGCCGGAGACAGATTTATGCACGAAAACGGGCGCAGGGAAATGGGTGCACCAAATCATCTCGCCACAAAAAACGGTTTGACTGAGCAGGGTCACCAGGCTCTCTACATCGTCGACACGACTTGTCCTTGCGTCAGCGCAACGGCGATGGCGGTTTGACATTCAAACTCTATGTTGAATATCAGACCGCCATCGCGAGTAAGTAAAGGGCTGGGTTACTTTCCTGGAGACAGTGTCAACCGCGCCTTGCCATAGGCATTGTCGAAGTTCTGCGGCTGCATCGGCAGGCTCATGTACTGGCCCTTGAGCCACGGTTCGATGCTGTTGAGGTAGTTCGGGCTGGCCGGGTTGCCGGACTGACCGGTGCCGTTCTGCGCCATCAGCGGTTCGGACTGGCCGAAGTCGACAATAAAGCGCATGGCTGGCGCCAGCGTGGTGTTGAAGTCCTGGCCCCAGGCGAAGGCGGCGGTGTTGAGGGTGGTGTGATCGCCGCCGGCCGGCAGGGGGCCGCGTACGGTCTGGCCGCTGGCGTTCTTCCATTCATAGCGATGCAGTTTGCCCCACTGCCAGGCTTTGTGATCGCCGCCCAACTGGCTGTCGCCGGCGCTGATCGCTGCGGCGAGGCTGCGTGCGAGGATCGCCGGTTTGTCTTCTTTCTGTGCGGTGCGCACGTCATCCCAGAACGGGCTGTCCTCACGCCCGAGCAAGTGATCGGCCTGGGCCGCGAAGGACAACTTGCCGTCGGCGACAAAGGCTTTCCACGCCGGGCTGCTTTCCGGGCCCAGTTCATCGAGGAAGATCTGTCGCGTGCTTTCCTGCAGGAACAGTTCGTAGATGGCGGCATCGGTGGAGGTCGGGCCGAGCTTGCCGTCGAACGCCATCAAGCGGCTGTAGGCTTCGTGTGCCTTGGCGCGATCGGCCGCCGGCAAGGCGTCCATGGCTTGTTTGAGCGGCTGGGCCATGCCCGGCGCTTCGAACATTTTCTTCAGCTTGGCAGCGAAGGTAGTGGTCTGGTCGTATTGCATGGCGATCAGGCTACGGCTGTCGTGCTTGCCTGCACCGGCCAGTTCGGCCAAGCGCTCGCCGCGCTCCGGAGCCGCCCATGAATTGGACAACTGCATGCCGTAGCCATGGGGAATGACCCGCTGGTTGGCAGTGCCGAGCCAGCCCTGGGCCGGGTCCTGGTCGTACGGGTGCAGCATCGGGTCGGCGTAACCGTCCCAATCGTATCGACCTTCCCAACCCGGCGAGGGCAGCAGGCCTTCACCTTCACGGCGGTTCGGGTAGCGGCCGGTGACTTGCCAGCCGATGTGGCTGGCATCGGCGAACACCAGGTTCAGCGCGATGGCGCGGATTTCGCGGCTGGCATCCGAAGCTTTCTCGACGCTCTGGGCGCGGGACAGGTCGAAGAACGCGTCCAGGGTCTTGTCGTCGGTGAAGCTCGGCGTCTGCAAGGCCAGGCCGAAACCATTGGCCAGCGTGGTGCCCTGGGCGCTGTTGAGCAGCGGGCCATGGCGGGTTTCGTACACGGCTTCGCGAATCGAGCGCTGGCCTTTGACGAAGTAGGTTTCGTTACGCACGATCACCGGCTGCCACTTCCCGGCGTTTTCGTAGGTCAGCCCGTTGCCCTGACGCTTGATTTTCTCCAGGAACAGGTCCTGGTTGTCGCCCATCACGGACGTCATGCTCCACGCCACTTTGCCGTTGAAACCGCCAAGC includes these proteins:
- a CDS encoding DUF481 domain-containing protein, whose translation is MLSRSLLCLAVLGASSPLLADTVWLKNGDKLSGNITLFDGGKLLIQTEYAGAVLIDWKQVKTLDSDQELLVKQDAYSGEKAKSLKAADDGKVTLANGEAPKTVELASIQQILKPKPVVEDLVWKGNIDIALDYQRAENDTDDYDIDFKTSARHGRWRHTAEGEYNREFQDDVVTTDNWRAEYSIDRFLTEQWFWQGRLVYKRDKVEDLSRQRTVGTGPGYQFWDNELGAFSLGSLVNRTDYEFSDGSNDDFYALAMKWDYNRYLVGKRVEFFTNGEVGKPLSSVADYALDAEMGLRYKVTDWASLNLKAERDIISGTDDSDLDKTRYTAGFGVTW
- a CDS encoding succinylglutamate desuccinylase/aspartoacylase family protein encodes the protein MRHQKHDLLAPLPGTARQIHSFHFGPQPANGKIYIQASLHADEMPGMLVAWHLKQRLAELEAAGRLRSEIVLVPVANPVGLEQVLMDVPLGRYELESGQNFNRWFVDLSEEVGNAIEGKLGDDPQHNLQLIRSNLRDALARQTAGTQLQSQRLTLQRLACDADMVLDLHCDFEAVAHLYTTPDAWPQVEPLARYIGAQASLLATDSGGQSFDECFTLLWWQLKERFGEHFDIPPGSFSVTVELRGQGDVNHPMASLDCQALIDYLIQYGAIAGEPAPLPDLPYPATPLAGVEPVATPVGGLLVFTALPGEYLEAGQLIAEIIDPVNDRVTPVHCATAGLMYARSLRRMATAGMVIAHVAGTEAYRSGYLLSP
- a CDS encoding MGMT family protein, which produces MTDPTDEPESAAQIRRTALYLTLAQVPEGKVVSYGQLAELAGLGRAARWVGRTLSQLPGDSKLPWHRVLGANGRISLPVGSPSGDEQRARLRMEGISILNNRVDIQRHGWRPVEHSG
- a CDS encoding ABC transporter permease → MIELLQEYWKPFLYSDGNNITGLAMTMWLLSASIFFGFIVSIPLSIARVSPHFYIRWPVQFYTYLFRGTPLYIQLLICYTGIYSLAAIRAQPVLDAFFRDAMNCTILAFALNTCAYTTEIFAGAIRSMNHGEVEAAKAYGLTGWKLYAYVIMPSALRRSLPYYSNEVILMLHSTTVAFTATIPDILKVARDANSATFLTFQSFGIAALIYLTVTFALVGLFRLAERRWLAFLGPTH
- a CDS encoding ABC transporter permease, which gives rise to MFEILLENLGLSAFSLKGFGPLLMQGTWMTIKLSALSLLVAVLLGLLGASAKLSKVKLMRVPAQLYTTLIRGVPDLVLMLLIFYSLQTWLTSFTDYMEWEYIEINPFSAGVITLGFIYGAYFTETFRGAILAVPRGQVEAATAYGLKRGQRFWIVVFPQMMRYALPGIGNNWMVMLKATALVSIIGLADLVKAAQDAGKSSYQLFYFLVIAALIYLVITSASNFILRWLERRYSAGTREAVR
- a CDS encoding cold-shock protein, whose product is MSNRQTGTVKWFNDEKGFGFITPQSGDDLFVHFKAIQSDGFKSLKEGQQVSFIATRGQKGMQAEEVQVI
- a CDS encoding penicillin acylase family protein, with amino-acid sequence MASPALTHFLPRFGVAAAVAGVLSLTGCQNFNAQDTLPPTSGVQPLKGLAQSVSVRRNAMGMPLIESNSFHDALFTLGYVHASDRITQMVTLRLLAQGRLAEMHGADLLDADRYMRAVNLKKSAGELYKASSPRLKRFFEVYARGVNAYLFRYRDKLPADLAATGYKPEYWQPEDSALIFCLLNFSQSTNLPEEISSLVLAQTVTTDKLAWLTPSAPDEKLPAAESEKLQGLKLNGQVPGLTELSKATGQLSDLNLLGATSSNNWAIAPQRSRSGKSLLASDSHGPLGVPSLFSYVQIRAPKYQASGVTIAGLPMVLGGFNGKVAWSMTSVMGDNQDLFLEKIKRQGNGLTYENAGKWQPVIVRNETYFVKGQRSIREAVYETRHGPLLNSAQGTTLANGFGLALQTPSFTDDKTLDAFFDLSRAQSVEKASDASREIRAIALNLVFADASHIGWQVTGRYPNRREGEGLLPSPGWEGRYDWDGYADPMLHPYDQDPAQGWLGTANQRVIPHGYGMQLSNSWAAPERGERLAELAGAGKHDSRSLIAMQYDQTTTFAAKLKKMFEAPGMAQPLKQAMDALPAADRAKAHEAYSRLMAFDGKLGPTSTDAAIYELFLQESTRQIFLDELGPESSPAWKAFVADGKLSFAAQADHLLGREDSPFWDDVRTAQKEDKPAILARSLAAAISAGDSQLGGDHKAWQWGKLHRYEWKNASGQTVRGPLPAGGDHTTLNTAAFAWGQDFNTTLAPAMRFIVDFGQSEPLMAQNGTGQSGNPASPNYLNSIEPWLKGQYMSLPMQPQNFDNAYGKARLTLSPGK
- a CDS encoding AmpG family muropeptide MFS transporter, with the translated sequence MPRKTWRAALAAYASPSTLVLLLLGFAAGLPYMLVFSTLSVWLREAGVARETIGYASLIGLAYAFKWVWSPLLDQWRLPLLGKLGRRRSWLVLSQALVILGLIGMGFCDPQKHLSWLIAIAVVVAFASATQDIAVDAYRLEIAEDNRQAALAASYMSGYRVAALLATAGALYFAEGFGSTGFNYKHSAWAGTYILFGALMIPALLTSMFMREPPVPLRTQLQAGRYSFVHQLASVFVLIILLVSVPAMFTQLYNTDFASVLFEGMSPLDLLLEDRAFLRAILYITLTALCLSAMGRRGLAPVLTPVNDFILRYRWQALLLLGLIATYRMSDTVMGVMANVFYIDQGFTKDQIASVSKIFGLIMTLVGAGMGGLLIVRFGILPILFIGGVASAATNILFLMLADMGPNLNMLVLTISLDNFSSGLATSAFVAYLSSLTNLKFSATQYALLSSIMLLLPRLIGGYSGVMVEKFGYHNFFLITALLGVPTLLLIALHWFQENRRAGPTPTPEPMQTPVAEES
- a CDS encoding transporter substrate-binding domain-containing protein, with translation MKKALLTLSALALCMAAGSAMAKEYKELRFGVDPSYAPFESKAADGSLVGFDIDLGNAICAELKVKCKWVESDFDGMIPGLKANKFDGVISSMTVTEAREKVIDFSSELFSGPTAYVFKKGSGVTEDVASLKGKTVGYEQGTIQEAYAKAVLDKAGVKTQAYANQDQVYADLTSGRLDAGIQDMLQAELGFLKSPQGTDYDVTKPVDNALLPAKTAVGIKKGNTELKALLDKGIKALHDDGTYATIQKKHFGDLNLYSGK
- a CDS encoding ABC transporter ATP-binding protein, which produces MYKLTIEGLHKSYGDHEVLKGVSLKAKTGDVISLIGASGSGKSTFLRCINFLEQPNDGAMSLDGQNIRMIKDRHGMHVADADELQRIRTRLAMVFQHFNLWSHMTVLENITMAPRRVLGCDRKEAEDRARRYLDKVGLASRVADQYPAFLSGGQQQRVAIARALAMEPEVMLFDEPTSALDPELVGEVLKVIQGLAEEGRTMIMVTHEMSFARKVSSQVLFLHQGLVEEEGAPEEVLGNPKSERLKQFLSGNLK
- the dcd gene encoding dCTP deaminase, whose protein sequence is MSIKSDKWIRRMAQEHGMIEPFVERQMRGSDDNRVISYGVSSYGYDVRCTNHFKVFTNINSAIVDPKNFDAGSFVDIHSDVCIIPPNSFALASTVEYFRIPRNVLTICLGKSTYARCGIIVNVTPLEPEWEGHVTLEFSNTTNLPAKIYANEGVAQMLFLESDEECEVSYKDRGGKYQGQRGVTLPRT